The following proteins are co-located in the [Chlorobium] sp. 445 genome:
- a CDS encoding transcriptional repressor produces the protein MAVAKQKIGQRYSRQRAEILKIVQGTDNHPTADWVYEQARAVIPNISLGTVYRNLNLLVEEGLIQRVLLGDGVVRYDGKLGHHHHFICTKTGKIYDVELPFDASLLEELAARTGLKATAYKIEFYGET, from the coding sequence ATGGCAGTGGCAAAGCAGAAAATCGGTCAACGCTATTCGCGTCAGCGCGCAGAAATTCTCAAAATCGTTCAAGGTACGGACAACCATCCCACAGCAGATTGGGTGTATGAGCAAGCGCGCGCCGTCATTCCTAATATCAGCTTGGGTACGGTCTATCGCAACCTGAACTTACTCGTCGAGGAAGGCTTAATTCAGCGTGTCCTGCTGGGCGATGGGGTTGTGCGCTATGATGGCAAGCTCGGTCATCATCATCATTTTATCTGCACAAAAACCGGCAAAATCTATGACGTTGAGCTGCCTTTTGACGCTTCTTTGCTCGAGGAACTTGCTGCAAGAACAGGCTTGAAAGCCACAGCATACAAAATTGAATTTTACGGCGAAACATAG
- a CDS encoding thiol:disulfide interchange protein — protein sequence MFNFVRMQLFYIPRMKKFLLLILLGVLIAPNLHAQFVDGKNLVTPSLHTNSTDLTKPFTLAIKFKIEKDWHLYWKNPGDAGFPPRITWQLPDGFSVGDLQFPTPHKIIEADLVAFGYSDELILLAEVTPPKQLPKALSISASIDWLVCKESCVPGNAKVSLDLSRLQPSDIEEANTLIARAKATLPTPLSQSTLQVEHALFDGYTLSLAFSGRDAKRILDFFPEPHDAFLYRFNEFKVENGKVIMPVTLQGAMPTSVELRGIVMLDEKGYEIQTSVQAASQISTAPQTERAQTSLLNQTFNTQAQTASLSIGLAMLFAFIGGIILNIMPCVLPVLSLKVMSLVRNASQSKVESLKHGLVFMLGVLLSFWILALAVIVLQQAGQQVGWGFQFQSPAFVLIMTLVIFIFGLNLAGVFEFSAPHLSGEVDKTLMRHDLWGSFANGVLATTLATPCTAPFLGSALGFAFSQPPHIIFIIFTMVGFGLAAPYVLFAAKPEWLKFIPKPGPWMNRFKQVMSFLLFATVVWLLSVLGAQLGIQGITAALVLLLSVSVGFWLVGQFIDYGSTRLRKFIVWTTALLLMVGTYIITFERQLHWRDAQTLVATSLHTDSKIPWQPFSLSTIETAVQSGKTVFVDFTADWCFTCKVTEKTVIETEAVEKKIAELGIVAIKADWTNRNDEITQLLRKFGRSGVPLYVVFPSGKLNEPVVLPEVLTPELLIETFEKAAQKPTAEKND from the coding sequence ATGTTTAACTTTGTCAGAATGCAACTGTTTTACATACCACGCATGAAAAAATTTCTCTTACTCATTTTGCTAGGCGTGCTCATTGCGCCAAACCTGCACGCACAGTTCGTCGATGGTAAAAACCTCGTTACACCCTCATTACACACCAACAGCACAGACCTAACCAAACCGTTCACGCTAGCTATCAAATTCAAGATTGAAAAAGATTGGCATCTTTATTGGAAAAATCCGGGCGATGCAGGCTTCCCGCCCAGAATCACATGGCAATTGCCTGACGGATTTAGCGTTGGGGATTTGCAGTTTCCAACACCGCACAAAATCATTGAGGCTGACCTTGTTGCGTTTGGATACAGTGATGAACTTATCTTGCTTGCTGAAGTCACCCCCCCAAAGCAGTTGCCTAAAGCACTTTCTATCTCTGCTTCAATCGATTGGCTGGTGTGCAAAGAATCGTGCGTGCCCGGCAATGCCAAAGTTTCCTTAGACCTCTCTCGCCTGCAGCCCAGCGATATTGAAGAAGCCAATACCTTGATTGCACGCGCAAAAGCCACCTTGCCTACACCGCTTTCGCAGAGCACACTGCAAGTCGAACATGCCCTCTTTGATGGATACACCCTTTCATTGGCTTTCAGTGGTCGAGATGCTAAGCGTATCCTTGATTTTTTCCCCGAACCTCATGATGCTTTTCTTTACCGATTTAATGAATTCAAAGTTGAAAATGGTAAAGTCATCATGCCCGTTACACTTCAAGGGGCAATGCCAACATCTGTAGAACTTCGTGGCATTGTTATGCTCGACGAAAAAGGCTATGAGATTCAGACGAGCGTGCAGGCTGCCAGCCAAATCTCTACAGCACCTCAAACGGAGCGCGCACAGACTAGCTTACTCAATCAAACTTTCAACACGCAAGCGCAAACTGCTTCTCTCTCGATTGGACTTGCCATGCTTTTTGCGTTTATCGGTGGCATCATTCTCAACATTATGCCTTGTGTTTTGCCCGTGCTCTCGCTCAAAGTGATGAGCCTTGTGCGCAACGCTTCTCAATCCAAAGTAGAGAGCCTGAAGCATGGCTTAGTCTTTATGCTCGGTGTGCTCCTATCGTTTTGGATTTTAGCCCTTGCGGTGATTGTGTTGCAGCAAGCAGGTCAGCAAGTCGGTTGGGGCTTTCAATTTCAATCTCCCGCTTTTGTGCTCATAATGACGCTGGTCATCTTCATTTTCGGTCTCAACCTTGCTGGAGTCTTTGAATTTTCTGCGCCGCATCTTTCTGGTGAAGTAGACAAAACCTTGATGCGCCATGACCTCTGGGGCTCCTTCGCAAATGGCGTTTTAGCCACAACCCTTGCGACCCCTTGCACCGCACCGTTTTTAGGCAGCGCATTAGGCTTTGCTTTCTCACAACCGCCTCACATCATCTTCATCATCTTTACGATGGTCGGCTTCGGACTTGCTGCACCGTATGTTCTATTTGCAGCCAAACCAGAGTGGCTGAAATTTATTCCAAAGCCCGGACCATGGATGAATCGCTTCAAACAAGTGATGAGTTTTCTACTTTTTGCTACGGTGGTTTGGCTCCTTTCGGTGTTGGGCGCACAACTTGGCATCCAAGGCATAACCGCTGCGCTGGTATTGCTGCTCTCAGTTAGTGTCGGATTCTGGCTTGTCGGTCAGTTTATTGACTATGGCTCGACACGGCTACGCAAGTTTATCGTTTGGACAACCGCACTCTTGCTCATGGTCGGCACATATATCATCACGTTTGAGCGTCAGTTGCACTGGCGCGACGCCCAGACGCTTGTTGCAACAAGCCTACACACTGACAGCAAAATTCCATGGCAGCCCTTTTCGCTGAGCACCATTGAAACCGCTGTGCAGTCAGGCAAAACGGTTTTTGTGGACTTCACTGCAGATTGGTGCTTTACATGCAAGGTTACAGAGAAAACCGTTATAGAAACCGAGGCGGTAGAAAAGAAAATTGCTGAGTTAGGTATTGTAGCTATCAAAGCCGATTGGACCAATCGCAATGATGAGATTACGCAACTCTTGCGCAAGTTTGGTCGTTCTGGTGTGCCGCTCTATGTGGTTTTTCCATCAGGAAAACTCAATGAACCTGTCGTCTTGCCCGAAGTGCTCACACCTGAACTTTTGATTGAAACCTTTGAGAAAGCTGCGCAAAAGCCTACAGCTGAAAAAAATGATTAA